The genomic segment GTTAATCTGCTCCATCAGATGATAACCGGTTTCGACGGATCGTGAATCGAGCAGAAAGATACGAAGGACCGTAACATAGCCACGCTTTTTGGCGATTTCAAGCACGCTTGAACGGGTAGAAATAATACCGGCAGGACGGATGTTCTGGCAGATGAATTCCGCTCCGCTGGCATCACTTTTCAGTCCCTGAATCAGATCGGCATGGAGGAAAATATGTTTCTTTTTTCGTTTTCCCATCTGAATAAGTGAACTGATCTGCGAAATATGGCTGTCCAGCACGATGATGGTCTGAGCAGTTGAATGTATGAGTTTTTCAAAATCTTTAACGCGATTCACAGCCGGAAGAATGCTCCGTTCGGCAATAAGATTCATCATGAGTCCTCCCCACTCTATTTATATATGTTCATCATAACGCAAAAAAGCAGCTCAGGCAGCTGCTCTTTGCGTTCATGAGTAAGTGAGGAGAGGAGAATCATGCAATAAAACTGTACCCCGTTCCGGTTGGAAAAATCCGACCCGTTGATGGTGTTGTGGCCTGCAATCCTGCAGGAGATTGAGCGCGTTCTTTCATTGCATATACAGTCCCGCTTCTCGGTCAGCATGCCGCTTTTCAGCCTGCATTCTCCCGAGTGATTTCAGATCATATTCCTGTCCTTTTCAGTAATAGCGGTCAGCTCCGTTCCCGGCTGCCCCCGGTTTCCCGTGAGTGATTTCCCCATGTTCACTCAAATTCCGAAAACGAAGCCGTCCCGCCTCTGGTGAGTAGCATTGCTCCAGCAAACAGCAGAGTCACCAATAAATTTAAATTGTTTTACGGAATGATCCTGAAACACAATCAGGAAAAACGGACTGTCTGCGGCCGCGGACTGTATCTGCAGTTCAGGAATGCCTCATCCTTCCTGCATCCTTATCATATCTGGTATGGACAATCATCGGCAATCGGTAAAATTGCAGATGTAATCGTTTAATTTGATAAAAAAGATGAAAAAATGAATGTCTTTTCACCATTTTCCTGTGAAAAACATCCGTTTCAGCCTTTTTTCTCAAGTTCATTAATTTTCTTCGTGATCAATCCCGAAAGAAAATCATAGCCCCGATCTGAGAAATGCAGTCCGTCAGAGAGAAGCTTGTCCGTATAATCTCCGTAAGCCCGCATCGCATGGTGAAGATCAATCAACGGCACCTTCCTGTCAGATGCAACCCTTCTTACTCCCTCAGCATAAAGGGCAATCCGGCTGTTCGTCCTTTTCCCTGTCTGCCTTTCATCGATGATCGGAGAAGGCGTCAGCAGAATGCATCGTTCCGGTGAAATGGCCTGCACGATGCACTTCAGCTGGTCTGTAAACTGATCAAGGGGAATCCCTTTGTGGTAAGAAGAATCATTGGCACCAAAAAGGATGGTTGCTTTTTCAAAATCATGGCTGAGCACATCCTTATCCATCCTTCTGATCGCCCCGCTGGTGGTGTCACCGGACACGCCGGCATTGATGATTCTTTTCCATCCAAGATCCGCTTTTAGTCTGTCAGTCAGCCGCGGGGTATCCTCGCAACCGTTCCATCCTGCTGTAATACTGTCGCCAAAACAAATCAATGTGTGCATTTATTTATTCCTCCTTCAGGGCTCTTCCGGCCCCAGGCACGCTGTCTGTTTCCATTTTATTTTTTCTTATAATATAATTAAATCATAAGCGTTAATATGACCACGGTCGATACGGGTTTCTTTTGCAATCACGGTTTTCAGCCATTCTGATCCGTGATCTGCCGCCAGAAGGCATTTTCTTGCTACACCTCCCATTCCCAATATTTTCATGTTTCCCGCACCCTTTCATCGTC from the Sporolactobacillus sp. Y61 genome contains:
- a CDS encoding GDSL-type esterase/lipase family protein, with the protein product MHTLICFGDSITAGWNGCEDTPRLTDRLKADLGWKRIINAGVSGDTTSGAIRRMDKDVLSHDFEKATILFGANDSSYHKGIPLDQFTDQLKCIVQAISPERCILLTPSPIIDERQTGKRTNSRIALYAEGVRRVASDRKVPLIDLHHAMRAYGDYTDKLLSDGLHFSDRGYDFLSGLITKKINELEKKG
- a CDS encoding glycerol-3-phosphate responsive antiterminator gives rise to the protein MNLIAERSILPAVNRVKDFEKLIHSTAQTIIVLDSHISQISSLIQMGKRKKKHIFLHADLIQGLKSDASGAEFICQNIRPAGIISTRSSVLEIAKKRGYVTVLRIFLLDSRSVETGYHLMEQINPDMVEVLPGLVPGMIRAIREKFGKPVIAGGLIRTHEEVEQAFHSGASAISTSNQSLWPFFNG